Proteins encoded together in one Thermococcus gammatolerans EJ3 window:
- a CDS encoding metallophosphoesterase, whose product MRKVAFLVVLLLVGAIFGMRGTGTTAAASSVSHTYSSVLVEPSPGAPAIATPGSEITLIPKEGVNITKVEIVSILHGPYELEAFMNGGVITARIPEEVVPDDYFLIVHTPSGETVIPNGVYVFKEYPSVLRIAHLSDTHITSGSKIGYVCGDFFQRDIFKLEKNCSRVIPLHSAVATDSAYTYWTMNPGATLIVNTGDDVDTAGDYAGYRIMLDILERTSAGGRLVINIKGNHDDPPTVFTKLIGPRYFYRIIGKFLIIGLDSRGDEAHPELAQLEWMESVLEEHPDKIPIVLVHHPFWYSASLGKKGGYINGTAFDNESWAEIAPHVSWYWIGGPEHTSEDIARRFLQDVEKYNITLILSGHIHHDKTVIFIDKEGRKHWFATLTATGAPDKETNPPSRPGRSPTWYGSNLITIYANGTVEMKPVEEMFGTVFGDFVSLPVPQRFIVFRHEGSDGTAIKFINEYRPISGPLTVVVPEGAKVDPDATNITYEVLGERTIGDKHYMLLNVTIPLGTWQLVVDLEKDTKAPDLSMAYTLPSKPVPGKVIKLYVSASDNLGIRDLYAEIYDENAGKPFAYGNTTRFPAEPASGKPTNKYFLFQIPPLEKSNYEIRITAVDFYGNKVTKTLKLNFAPQTTTTTTTTTTTTTTTTTTTSPTTTTTSATTTTTTSSITTTTTTTTTTTTTTASTSESTTATTTTTPTTTTTTSKGGGKGFCGPAAIVGLAIIPLLLRRRN is encoded by the coding sequence GGCATCGAGCGTCAGCCATACTTACAGCTCAGTTCTCGTGGAGCCTTCGCCGGGAGCCCCCGCCATAGCAACGCCGGGATCGGAGATAACCCTAATCCCGAAGGAGGGCGTGAACATCACCAAGGTCGAGATTGTCTCCATACTTCACGGACCATACGAGCTTGAGGCCTTCATGAACGGCGGCGTCATAACGGCCAGGATTCCCGAAGAAGTCGTACCCGACGACTACTTCCTTATCGTACACACGCCCTCGGGTGAAACGGTAATTCCAAACGGCGTCTACGTCTTCAAGGAGTATCCCAGCGTCCTCCGCATAGCCCACCTCAGCGACACCCACATAACCAGCGGTTCGAAGATCGGCTACGTATGCGGTGACTTCTTCCAGCGGGACATCTTCAAGCTCGAAAAGAACTGCTCCAGAGTTATACCCCTCCACAGTGCCGTCGCGACAGACAGCGCCTACACCTACTGGACGATGAACCCCGGCGCAACGCTCATAGTTAACACGGGTGACGACGTTGATACTGCCGGTGACTACGCCGGCTATCGGATAATGCTCGATATCCTCGAGAGAACCTCCGCCGGCGGAAGGCTCGTCATCAACATCAAGGGCAACCACGACGATCCGCCGACGGTTTTCACGAAGCTCATAGGTCCGAGGTACTTCTACAGGATAATAGGGAAGTTCCTCATAATAGGCCTTGACAGCAGGGGCGACGAGGCCCATCCAGAACTTGCCCAGCTCGAGTGGATGGAGAGCGTTCTCGAGGAGCATCCGGACAAGATCCCGATAGTGCTCGTCCACCATCCGTTCTGGTACAGTGCATCCCTCGGCAAGAAGGGCGGCTACATCAACGGAACGGCTTTTGACAACGAGTCTTGGGCAGAGATAGCGCCGCACGTCAGCTGGTACTGGATCGGTGGGCCGGAGCACACGAGCGAGGACATAGCAAGGCGCTTCCTCCAAGACGTTGAGAAGTACAACATAACGCTCATTCTGAGCGGTCACATCCACCACGACAAGACAGTCATATTCATCGACAAGGAGGGCAGGAAGCACTGGTTCGCCACCCTGACCGCAACCGGCGCTCCCGACAAGGAGACCAACCCGCCGAGCAGGCCCGGAAGGAGCCCGACATGGTACGGTTCGAACCTCATCACGATTTATGCGAACGGCACCGTTGAGATGAAGCCCGTCGAGGAGATGTTTGGAACGGTCTTTGGAGACTTCGTATCACTGCCGGTTCCCCAGAGGTTTATAGTCTTCAGGCACGAGGGAAGCGATGGAACTGCGATCAAGTTCATAAACGAGTACAGGCCAATTAGCGGACCTCTGACGGTCGTGGTTCCGGAGGGAGCCAAGGTAGATCCCGATGCGACCAACATCACGTACGAGGTACTCGGGGAGAGAACGATAGGTGACAAGCACTACATGCTCCTCAACGTAACGATCCCGCTTGGAACCTGGCAGCTCGTAGTCGACCTCGAGAAGGACACCAAGGCCCCCGACCTCTCGATGGCCTACACCCTCCCGAGCAAGCCTGTGCCGGGCAAGGTCATAAAGCTCTACGTCAGCGCCTCCGACAACCTCGGCATCCGCGACCTCTACGCCGAGATTTACGATGAGAATGCCGGAAAGCCCTTTGCCTACGGAAACACCACACGCTTCCCGGCTGAACCCGCCAGTGGAAAGCCCACGAACAAGTACTTCCTCTTCCAGATCCCGCCACTTGAGAAATCAAACTACGAGATCAGGATTACGGCCGTAGACTTCTACGGAAACAAAGTCACAAAGACCCTCAAGCTGAACTTTGCACCGCAGACGACAACCACCACAACTACAACGACGACAACCACCACTACGACAACTACTACAACCAGCCCAACCACGACGACAACTTCGGCAACTACCACAACTACTACCTCGAGCATTACCACAACGACGACAACCACCACGACTACTACCACTACCACTGCCAGCACCAGTGAGTCTACAACAGCCACTACTACCACCACACCCACCACTACCACGACGACTTCCAAGGGTGGTGGCAAGGGCTTCTGTGGCCCAGCTGCCATCGTCGGCCTTGCAATAATACCCCTCCTTCTCAGAAGAAGGAACTGA